A stretch of Leisingera sp. S132 DNA encodes these proteins:
- a CDS encoding ABC transporter permease → MDFLTIIQLLDSTVRLATPLLLACLAGLFSERAGIFDIGLEGKMLMAAFFSAAVAAVTGNVWLGLLAGIGSSLVLAGLHGVASITFRGNQLISGVAINFLAAGMTVLIAQDWFQQGGRTPSLIGGGRFTPFDLPFADSLSGVPVLGPVYAELLSGHSVLVYIAFLAVPATWWVLFRTRFGLRLRAVGENPAAVDTAGVSVVGLRYAAVMICGLLCGIAGAYLATALQAGFVKDMTAGRGFIALAALIFAKWRPWHAMGACLLFGLLQAIALRFQNIELGGITIPVQAMDALPYVLTVVILAGFVGKAIPPRAGGEPYVKER, encoded by the coding sequence ATGGACTTCCTGACGATCATCCAGCTCTTGGATTCCACCGTCCGCCTGGCCACGCCTTTGCTGCTGGCCTGCCTTGCGGGTCTGTTCTCCGAACGCGCAGGCATTTTCGACATCGGGCTTGAGGGCAAGATGCTGATGGCCGCCTTCTTCTCTGCCGCCGTTGCTGCCGTCACCGGCAATGTCTGGCTGGGGTTGCTGGCCGGCATCGGTTCCTCGCTGGTGCTGGCGGGGCTGCACGGGGTGGCCTCGATCACCTTCCGCGGCAACCAGCTGATCTCCGGCGTGGCGATCAACTTCCTGGCCGCAGGCATGACGGTGCTGATTGCCCAGGACTGGTTCCAGCAGGGCGGCCGCACCCCGTCGCTGATCGGCGGCGGGCGCTTCACCCCGTTTGACCTGCCCTTTGCCGACAGCCTGTCGGGCGTGCCGGTTCTGGGTCCGGTCTATGCTGAGTTGCTCTCCGGCCATTCGGTCCTGGTCTACATCGCCTTTCTGGCGGTGCCCGCCACCTGGTGGGTGCTGTTCCGCACCCGCTTCGGCCTGCGCCTGCGCGCAGTCGGTGAAAACCCTGCTGCCGTGGACACTGCGGGCGTCTCGGTTGTCGGCCTGCGCTATGCAGCCGTGATGATCTGCGGCCTGTTGTGCGGCATTGCCGGCGCCTATCTGGCCACTGCCCTGCAGGCGGGATTCGTCAAGGACATGACCGCGGGCCGCGGCTTCATCGCCCTGGCGGCGCTGATCTTTGCCAAGTGGCGGCCCTGGCACGCGATGGGTGCCTGCCTGCTGTTCGGCCTGCTGCAGGCAATTGCGCTGCGGTTTCAAAACATTGAGCTGGGCGGCATCACCATCCCGGTGCAGGCAATGGATGCGCTGCCCTACGTGCTGACAGTGGTGATCCTGGCCGGTTTCGTCGGCAAGGCTATCCCGCCCCGCGCCGGCGGCGAACCCTATGTGAAAGAGCGATAA
- a CDS encoding TIGR02186 family protein, with amino-acid sequence MRKLLLSALTAAALALLPQSAAQAAKEEVVLGLSQDRVAITATFDGSEILIFGAVKREAPIPTDEPLEVIVAVSGPAPSVMVRRKEKKLGIWVNVDSVLVDSAPAFYAVATSAPFAQVLNDTEDLRFRVSIKRAIRSVGAAMHIRGAQAFADAVVRIREKNGLYSLRENTVAVDQQTLFRTAIAMPADLTEGDYQTRIFLTRGGEVVSSYETTIDVRKVGLERFLFSLSREQPFLYGLMSLAIAIAAGWGASAAFSLLRNR; translated from the coding sequence ATGCGCAAACTGCTGCTCTCAGCACTTACAGCCGCCGCGCTGGCGCTGCTGCCCCAATCCGCAGCCCAAGCCGCCAAGGAAGAGGTCGTTCTCGGCCTCAGCCAGGACCGGGTGGCGATCACCGCCACTTTCGACGGGTCCGAAATCCTGATTTTCGGCGCCGTGAAACGCGAAGCCCCGATTCCCACCGACGAGCCGCTGGAAGTGATCGTCGCCGTGTCAGGACCGGCCCCGTCCGTGATGGTGCGCCGCAAGGAGAAGAAACTTGGCATCTGGGTCAATGTAGACAGCGTGCTGGTCGACTCGGCGCCCGCATTCTATGCCGTTGCCACCAGCGCGCCCTTTGCCCAGGTGCTGAACGACACCGAAGACCTGCGTTTCCGGGTGTCGATCAAACGTGCGATCCGCTCGGTGGGTGCCGCCATGCATATTCGCGGTGCTCAGGCTTTTGCCGATGCGGTGGTGCGGATCCGCGAGAAAAACGGACTGTACTCGCTGCGGGAGAACACCGTTGCGGTGGATCAGCAGACCCTGTTCCGAACGGCGATCGCCATGCCGGCCGATCTGACCGAAGGCGACTACCAGACCCGCATCTTCCTGACCCGGGGCGGCGAAGTGGTGTCGAGCTATGAGACCACCATCGACGTCCGCAAGGTCGGGCTGGAACGGTTCCTCTTTTCCCTCTCGCGCGAGCAGCCATTCCTTTATGGCCTGATGTCACTGGCCATTGCGATTGCCGCCGGCTGGGGCGCCTCTGCGGCCTTCAGCCTGCTCAGGAACCGGTAG
- a CDS encoding ABC transporter permease, whose amino-acid sequence MDKMPKWADVVLIPLISLVLAALLSALVILGIGEDPVAAVKLMVDGALGSTYGWGYTLYYATNFMFTGLAVAIAAHAGLFNIGGEGQAMLGGLGVALVCLLIPWPHWTLALVFAALGAGLFGAAWAAIPAYLQAKRGSHIVITTIMFNFIAAAVLNYVLVNLLRPEGSMDPATKRFPEAVHLPSLHELLAPVGIEFSKSAPANVSLLVAVGACLFVWLLIWRTPLGYEIRSLGKSEPGARYAGISSVRTIMIAMLISGALAGMMAVNNVMGEAERLVLNATEGAGFIGIAVALMGRNHPFGVFLAAILFGFLYQGGAELALWTSIPRELIVVIQALVILFTGALDNMVRMPLERIFLMMRKGQN is encoded by the coding sequence ATGGACAAGATGCCGAAATGGGCCGATGTGGTCCTGATCCCGCTGATCAGCCTGGTGCTGGCCGCGCTGCTGTCGGCGCTGGTGATCCTGGGGATCGGCGAAGACCCGGTCGCCGCGGTCAAGCTGATGGTCGATGGTGCCCTGGGCTCCACCTATGGCTGGGGCTACACGCTCTACTACGCCACCAATTTCATGTTCACCGGCCTTGCGGTGGCGATTGCCGCCCATGCGGGCCTGTTCAACATCGGCGGCGAGGGCCAGGCGATGCTAGGCGGGCTTGGCGTGGCGCTGGTCTGCCTGCTGATCCCGTGGCCGCATTGGACGCTGGCGCTGGTCTTTGCGGCGCTTGGCGCGGGCCTCTTCGGTGCGGCCTGGGCCGCGATCCCGGCCTATCTGCAGGCCAAGCGCGGCAGCCATATCGTGATCACCACTATCATGTTCAACTTCATCGCCGCCGCGGTGCTGAACTATGTGCTGGTGAACCTGCTGCGCCCCGAGGGCTCGATGGATCCGGCCACTAAACGCTTCCCCGAGGCCGTGCATCTGCCCTCCCTGCATGAACTGCTGGCCCCGGTCGGGATCGAGTTCTCGAAATCCGCACCCGCCAACGTCAGCCTTCTGGTGGCCGTCGGCGCCTGCCTGTTTGTCTGGCTGCTGATCTGGCGCACGCCGCTGGGGTATGAAATCCGCTCCCTCGGCAAGTCCGAGCCGGGCGCGCGCTATGCCGGTATCTCCTCGGTCCGCACCATCATGATCGCGATGCTGATTTCCGGCGCGCTGGCCGGGATGATGGCCGTGAACAACGTGATGGGCGAGGCAGAGCGGCTGGTCCTGAACGCCACCGAAGGCGCCGGCTTCATCGGCATCGCGGTGGCGCTGATGGGGCGCAACCACCCGTTCGGCGTGTTCCTGGCGGCGATCCTCTTTGGCTTCCTCTACCAGGGCGGCGCCGAGCTGGCGCTCTGGACCTCGATCCCGCGCGAGCTGATCGTGGTGATCCAGGCCCTGGTGATCCTCTTCACCGGCGCGCTCGACAATATGGTGCGGATGCCGCTGGAGCGGATCTTCCTGATGATGCGGAAGGGGCAGAACTGA
- a CDS encoding sulfite exporter TauE/SafE family protein: MQIYLPIAEVSVNAFLLLGLGGMVGVLSGMFGVGGGFLMTPLLFFIGIPPAVAVATEANQIVASSFSGVLAHFRRRTVDIKMGLVLQAGGLMGAALGVVVFNYLKALGQVDLLVKLCYVVFLGVVGGLMFIESLNAIRKSKKAGGAAPAARRQRGWVHALPFKMRFRTSGLYISVIPPVLVGICVGILAAIMGVGGGFIMVPAMIYILGMPTKVVVGTSLFQIILVTGFTTMLHATTNYTVDIVLAVLLLVGGVIGAQIGTRIGVYLKAEQLRILLALMVIAVCAKLGLDLLLQPAELYSLGDAGGH; this comes from the coding sequence ATGCAGATATACCTTCCCATAGCTGAGGTCTCAGTGAATGCCTTCCTTCTCCTGGGCCTTGGGGGAATGGTCGGGGTTCTCTCGGGCATGTTCGGAGTTGGCGGCGGCTTCCTGATGACGCCGCTTTTGTTCTTCATCGGCATCCCGCCCGCAGTGGCGGTGGCCACCGAGGCGAACCAGATCGTCGCCTCTTCCTTTTCTGGCGTGCTGGCGCATTTCCGAAGGCGGACGGTCGATATCAAGATGGGTCTGGTGCTGCAGGCCGGCGGTCTGATGGGCGCGGCGCTCGGGGTGGTGGTGTTCAACTACCTCAAGGCGCTCGGCCAGGTCGACCTGCTGGTCAAGCTCTGCTACGTCGTTTTCCTGGGCGTGGTCGGCGGGCTGATGTTCATCGAAAGCCTGAATGCGATCCGCAAGTCCAAGAAGGCGGGCGGCGCCGCGCCCGCAGCCCGGCGCCAGCGCGGCTGGGTGCATGCGCTGCCGTTCAAGATGCGGTTCCGCACCTCGGGCCTCTACATCTCGGTGATCCCGCCCGTTCTGGTTGGCATCTGCGTTGGTATCCTGGCCGCGATCATGGGGGTCGGCGGCGGTTTCATCATGGTGCCTGCGATGATTTATATCCTCGGCATGCCAACCAAGGTGGTTGTCGGCACATCGCTGTTTCAGATCATCCTGGTCACTGGCTTCACCACCATGCTGCATGCCACAACCAACTATACGGTGGACATCGTGCTGGCGGTTCTCCTGCTTGTCGGCGGTGTTATCGGTGCCCAGATCGGCACCCGCATCGGTGTCTACCTCAAGGCAGAACAGCTTCGCATCCTGCTGGCGCTGATGGTCATTGCGGTCTGCGCGAAATTGGGCCTCGACCTCCTGCTGCAACCGGCTGAGCTATACTCGCTCGGCGACGCAGGAGGCCACTGA
- a CDS encoding autoinducer binding domain-containing protein — protein sequence MAGKAELDHVLEALDATETMDGLQKIVEQVCAVFAVDHAMYLWVETAGNHYYFGSYSREWTDRYVERAYARVDPVVVGCYQRFHPVDWKRLDWSPKPAREFLKDALKHGVGNQGYAIPIRGPNGQFALFTVSHSCDDAAWEKITEKYGRDLILMAHYFNRKVLELEPSRGAEEAQPLSPREVDALTLLAIGYSRAQVAETLTISEHTLRVYIESARFKLGAINTTHAIARALSLGLIVI from the coding sequence ATGGCAGGCAAAGCAGAACTGGATCATGTACTCGAAGCGCTTGATGCGACTGAGACTATGGACGGTCTTCAGAAAATCGTCGAGCAGGTTTGCGCTGTGTTCGCTGTAGACCATGCCATGTATCTGTGGGTGGAAACTGCAGGCAACCACTACTACTTCGGTTCGTATTCCCGTGAGTGGACTGATCGCTACGTGGAAAGGGCTTATGCCCGTGTGGATCCGGTTGTCGTGGGGTGTTACCAACGGTTTCACCCGGTCGATTGGAAGCGATTGGACTGGTCACCGAAACCGGCACGGGAGTTTCTAAAAGATGCGCTGAAACACGGGGTCGGAAATCAAGGTTATGCCATTCCTATCCGGGGACCCAACGGTCAGTTCGCACTGTTCACGGTCAGCCACAGCTGTGATGATGCTGCCTGGGAGAAAATTACCGAAAAATATGGCCGTGATCTCATTCTCATGGCGCATTACTTTAACCGCAAAGTGCTGGAACTAGAGCCCTCCAGAGGTGCGGAAGAGGCTCAGCCGCTTTCACCACGGGAAGTTGACGCGCTGACCCTGCTGGCAATCGGTTACAGCCGGGCGCAGGTCGCAGAAACCCTGACGATTTCGGAACATACACTGCGGGTCTACATTGAAAGTGCACGTTTCAAACTGGGCGCAATTAATACAACACATGCGATTGCACGTGCGCTGAGTCTCGGCTTGATTGTGATTTGA
- the ccrA gene encoding crotonyl-CoA carboxylase/reductase: protein MALDTQTDVMSYEAPEKDLYELGEIPPMGYVPKKMYAWAIRKERHGEPNTAMQQEVVDVPELDSNEVLVLVMAAGVNYNGVWASLGKPISPFDGHKAPYHIAGSDASGIVWAVGSKVTRWKVGDEVVIHCNQDDGDDEECNGGDPMYSPSQRIWGYETPDGSFAQFTNVQAQQLMPRPKHLTWEESACYTLTLATAYRMLFGHEPHDLKPGQNVLVWGASGGLGSYAIQLINTAGANAIGVISDESKRDFVMGLGAKGVLNRKDFNCWGQLPTVNTPEYAEWFKEARKFGKAIWDITGKGVNVDMVFEHPGESTFPVSTFVVKKGGMVVICAGTTGYNLTFDVRYMWMHQKRLQGSHFAHLKQAAAANKLMVERRLDPCMSEVFTWNDLPEAHMKMLRNEHLPGNMSVLVQAPKTGLRTLQDVLDA, encoded by the coding sequence ATGGCATTGGATACCCAGACTGACGTCATGTCTTACGAGGCGCCCGAGAAAGATCTCTATGAACTGGGGGAAATTCCCCCGATGGGCTATGTGCCCAAGAAGATGTACGCATGGGCGATCCGCAAGGAGCGCCACGGCGAGCCGAACACCGCGATGCAGCAGGAAGTGGTCGACGTGCCGGAGCTGGACAGCAACGAGGTGCTGGTTCTGGTGATGGCAGCGGGCGTCAATTACAACGGCGTCTGGGCCTCGCTGGGCAAGCCGATCTCGCCGTTTGACGGCCACAAGGCGCCGTATCATATCGCGGGTTCCGATGCTTCGGGCATCGTCTGGGCGGTGGGCTCCAAGGTAACCCGCTGGAAGGTTGGCGACGAGGTGGTCATCCACTGCAACCAGGACGACGGCGACGACGAGGAATGCAACGGCGGCGACCCGATGTACTCCCCCAGCCAGCGGATCTGGGGCTATGAGACCCCGGACGGATCCTTTGCCCAGTTCACCAACGTGCAGGCCCAGCAGCTGATGCCGCGCCCCAAGCACCTGACCTGGGAAGAAAGCGCCTGCTATACGCTGACGCTGGCGACCGCATACCGGATGCTGTTCGGCCATGAGCCGCACGACCTGAAACCGGGCCAGAATGTTCTGGTCTGGGGCGCTTCGGGCGGCCTCGGCTCTTATGCGATCCAGCTGATCAACACCGCCGGCGCCAATGCCATCGGTGTGATCTCTGACGAAAGCAAGCGCGACTTTGTCATGGGGCTGGGCGCCAAGGGTGTTCTGAACCGCAAGGATTTCAACTGCTGGGGCCAGCTGCCCACAGTGAACACCCCGGAATATGCGGAGTGGTTTAAGGAAGCCCGCAAGTTCGGCAAGGCCATCTGGGACATCACCGGCAAGGGCGTGAATGTCGACATGGTGTTTGAGCACCCGGGCGAAAGCACCTTCCCGGTCTCGACCTTTGTGGTGAAGAAGGGCGGCATGGTCGTGATCTGCGCAGGCACCACCGGCTATAACCTGACATTCGACGTGCGCTACATGTGGATGCACCAGAAGCGCCTGCAGGGTTCGCACTTTGCCCACCTCAAGCAGGCTGCCGCGGCCAACAAGCTGATGGTGGAGCGCCGTCTGGACCCCTGCATGTCCGAAGTGTTCACCTGGAATGACCTGCCCGAGGCTCATATGAAGATGCTGCGCAACGAGCATCTGCCGGGCAACATGTCGGTGCTGGTGCAGGCGCCGAAGACCGGCCTGCGCACTTTGCAGGATGTGCTCGACGCCTGA
- a CDS encoding sulfite exporter TauE/SafE family protein — protein sequence MHIFLPIAEVSVNFLLLLGIGGAVGVLSGMFGVGGGFLITPLLFLIGIPPGVAVATSANQVVASSVSGLMAHFRRRTVDLKMGYVLLGGGLMGAALGMAVFNWLKQLGQVDLAVQLCYVLFLGVIGALMFIESVNAIRKARQAGGAPAYKRRQRSWVHAFPYKMRFKASGLYISVIPPALVGFGVGILSAIMGVGGGFIMVPAMIYILGMPTKVVIGTSLFQIIFVAGFTTVMHATTNYTVDVVLALFLLIGGVAGAQLGTVIGAKLKAEQLRVLLALLVLSVSIKIGFELLLEPADLFSLTVLNLP from the coding sequence ATGCACATCTTCCTTCCCATCGCCGAGGTCTCGGTCAATTTTCTGCTGCTTCTGGGCATTGGCGGTGCCGTCGGGGTGCTGTCGGGCATGTTCGGGGTTGGCGGCGGCTTCCTGATCACGCCGCTCTTGTTCCTGATCGGCATCCCGCCGGGGGTTGCAGTGGCCACTTCTGCCAATCAGGTGGTGGCCTCGTCCGTGTCCGGCCTGATGGCGCATTTCCGGCGCCGCACAGTGGACCTCAAGATGGGGTACGTTCTACTGGGCGGCGGCCTTATGGGGGCAGCACTGGGGATGGCGGTCTTCAACTGGCTCAAGCAGCTGGGCCAGGTCGATCTGGCGGTGCAGCTGTGCTATGTGCTGTTCCTCGGAGTGATCGGCGCGCTGATGTTTATCGAAAGCGTCAACGCCATCCGCAAGGCGCGGCAGGCCGGCGGCGCCCCCGCCTACAAGCGGCGCCAGCGGTCCTGGGTGCATGCCTTCCCCTACAAGATGCGGTTCAAGGCCTCTGGTCTCTATATCTCTGTGATCCCGCCCGCGCTGGTCGGCTTTGGCGTCGGCATCCTTTCGGCAATCATGGGCGTCGGGGGCGGCTTCATCATGGTGCCTGCGATGATCTACATCCTTGGAATGCCGACCAAAGTGGTGATCGGCACCTCCCTTTTCCAGATCATCTTTGTCGCCGGCTTCACCACGGTGATGCACGCAACCACCAATTACACTGTCGACGTGGTGCTGGCGCTGTTCCTGCTGATTGGCGGCGTTGCGGGCGCCCAGCTTGGCACCGTGATCGGCGCCAAACTGAAGGCGGAACAGCTGCGGGTGCTGCTGGCGCTGCTGGTGCTGTCAGTGTCCATCAAGATCGGGTTCGAACTGCTGCTTGAACCGGCTGACCTGTTTTCCCTGACCGTTCTGAACCTGCCCTGA
- a CDS encoding acyl-homoserine-lactone synthase, giving the protein MLRYVYGRDLHKYADLAHSMFCDRADQFKIRLGWDVHVNALGEERDQYDELDPLYMIWELPDGSHGGSMRFLPTTGRVMVNEVFLDLCDGVPICSPLIWECTRFCLSRRSQGKVGSALMLGSLEIMRTFGIPHYTAVFYQHTARAFRNLGFGPEIVSTDGQKRNPICMGYWEYTEETYLNVAAKAGIAPELSQLWFDRSFGGAGTAVPLALTA; this is encoded by the coding sequence ATGCTGCGTTACGTTTACGGCCGCGACCTTCACAAATATGCCGATCTGGCTCATTCGATGTTCTGCGACCGGGCGGATCAGTTTAAGATCCGGCTGGGCTGGGACGTGCATGTGAATGCATTAGGAGAGGAGCGGGATCAGTATGATGAACTGGACCCGCTTTACATGATCTGGGAACTGCCCGACGGCAGCCATGGCGGATCAATGCGGTTTCTCCCAACAACCGGGCGGGTAATGGTTAATGAGGTGTTCCTGGATCTTTGCGACGGTGTTCCAATCTGCAGCCCGCTGATTTGGGAATGCACCCGTTTCTGCCTGTCCCGAAGGTCGCAAGGCAAAGTTGGGTCGGCCTTGATGCTAGGCAGCCTGGAAATTATGCGCACCTTTGGTATTCCACACTACACAGCAGTCTTCTACCAGCATACAGCAAGAGCGTTCCGCAATTTGGGTTTCGGGCCGGAGATCGTAAGTACCGACGGGCAAAAACGGAATCCAATCTGCATGGGATACTGGGAGTATACCGAAGAAACCTACCTGAACGTGGCCGCCAAAGCGGGCATCGCGCCGGAGCTGTCGCAGCTCTGGTTTGACCGTTCCTTCGGCGGAGCGGGGACCGCGGTTCCCCTGGCGCTTACTGCCTGA
- a CDS encoding SDR family oxidoreductase, protein MSRTILITGASSGIGRAVAELFLAEGWQVGLAARRAEKLEEVAAGHANAHVLPADVTDPAAVDHAVNSFAMAAGRLDVLFNNAGIFTPPGTIDEIPLEDWFTSVNVNLTGMYLTARAAFRQMRHQSPQGGRIINNGSIAAHVPRPRSAPYAATKAAITGLTKSLSLDGRSFDIACGQIDIGNTRTPMVEDLSRRHAEANPEAEPMQSFAVEDAAKSVLHMANLPLEANVQFMTVMATKMPYIGRG, encoded by the coding sequence ATGAGCAGAACGATCCTGATCACGGGCGCCAGTTCCGGCATCGGCCGGGCGGTTGCGGAACTGTTCCTGGCGGAGGGCTGGCAGGTCGGGCTGGCCGCGCGCCGGGCCGAGAAGCTTGAAGAGGTGGCGGCGGGTCATGCCAATGCCCATGTCCTGCCCGCCGATGTAACTGATCCAGCGGCGGTGGACCATGCGGTGAACAGCTTTGCCATGGCGGCAGGACGGCTGGATGTTCTGTTCAACAATGCAGGCATCTTCACCCCGCCCGGCACCATTGACGAGATCCCGCTGGAGGACTGGTTTACCTCGGTGAACGTGAACCTTACCGGCATGTACCTGACCGCCCGGGCCGCCTTCCGGCAGATGCGCCACCAGTCGCCGCAAGGCGGGCGGATCATCAACAACGGCTCCATTGCCGCCCACGTGCCGCGGCCCCGCTCGGCGCCTTATGCGGCGACCAAGGCGGCCATCACCGGCCTGACCAAAAGCCTGTCGCTGGACGGCCGCTCCTTTGACATCGCCTGCGGCCAGATCGATATCGGCAATACCCGGACCCCGATGGTGGAGGACCTGAGCCGCCGGCACGCCGAGGCGAATCCCGAAGCTGAGCCAATGCAAAGCTTTGCGGTTGAGGACGCGGCAAAGTCGGTGCTGCACATGGCCAATCTGCCGCTGGAGGCGAATGTGCAGTTCATGACGGTGATGGCCACCAAGATGCCCTATATCGGCCGCGGCTAG
- a CDS encoding ATP-dependent RecD-like DNA helicase, which translates to MTALPVQFSDDQATAYDSVTELLRQAGVDLDDGLLHPPRGDAGVMAVIGKAGSGKTLLLAELYKALEQSGVEVVSGDYESRKKSDDRRTLAILAPTNKAASVLRLRGVPATTIHRILYTPVYDPEFEKIAEWLAGQGDQPEIEGLTEEALARAAAFYEKNKSIPGALAAAGLRGSDFITGWKRREEPLDIGFVDEASMLDDRQFEDLKEIFPNLILFGDPAQLAPVNQSGSMVFEALPEPRRLILNRIHRQEAGNPILDLAHALADPQLGFEDFERMIEDTARRDDRVVWGQRVEVDLMARSPVLVWRNNTRIRLINAFRSVHGAPEDELIAGEPLICDGIELPAKHRKKRLDLEARGLIKGAQVIYLGPGRKPGFSRLHVMGAEDPQVSAASIVKIEKPDEEEPFIPFAARMGATFLHGAAVTIHKAQGSQWETAQVFAPDIYAAARMGRVEAGQPLWKRLAYVAITRAQERLIWVVRNRLAKPTGPLPVDDLKAVPAAALTLEAQEETPA; encoded by the coding sequence ATGACAGCTCTGCCCGTACAGTTTTCCGATGACCAGGCCACTGCTTATGACAGCGTGACCGAACTCCTGCGCCAGGCAGGGGTGGACCTTGATGACGGGCTGTTGCACCCGCCCCGCGGCGACGCCGGGGTGATGGCGGTGATCGGCAAGGCGGGATCGGGCAAGACGCTGCTGCTGGCAGAACTCTACAAGGCGCTGGAGCAGTCGGGTGTCGAAGTTGTCTCCGGCGACTACGAAAGCCGGAAAAAAAGCGACGACCGGCGCACCCTGGCAATCCTGGCGCCGACCAACAAGGCCGCCAGCGTGCTGCGCCTGCGCGGGGTGCCGGCCACCACCATCCACCGCATTCTCTACACGCCCGTCTATGACCCGGAGTTTGAAAAGATCGCCGAATGGCTGGCGGGGCAGGGCGACCAGCCCGAGATCGAAGGGCTGACCGAAGAGGCGCTGGCCCGTGCCGCCGCCTTTTACGAGAAAAACAAATCCATTCCCGGCGCCCTGGCCGCCGCGGGCTTGCGCGGCTCAGACTTCATCACCGGCTGGAAACGGCGCGAGGAGCCTTTGGACATAGGTTTTGTCGATGAGGCCTCGATGCTGGACGACCGCCAATTCGAGGATCTGAAGGAGATCTTCCCGAACCTCATCCTGTTTGGCGACCCGGCGCAGCTGGCGCCGGTGAACCAGTCGGGGTCAATGGTGTTTGAAGCGCTGCCAGAGCCGCGCCGCCTGATTCTGAACCGTATTCACAGGCAGGAAGCGGGCAACCCGATCCTGGACCTGGCGCACGCGCTGGCCGACCCGCAGCTGGGGTTCGAGGATTTTGAGAGGATGATCGAAGACACCGCGCGGCGCGATGACCGGGTGGTCTGGGGGCAGCGGGTCGAGGTCGACCTGATGGCCCGCTCGCCAGTGCTGGTCTGGCGCAACAATACCCGCATCCGCCTGATCAACGCCTTCCGCAGCGTGCATGGCGCGCCTGAGGATGAGCTTATCGCGGGGGAGCCGCTGATCTGCGACGGTATCGAATTGCCGGCGAAACACCGCAAGAAGCGCCTGGATCTGGAGGCCCGCGGGCTGATCAAGGGGGCGCAGGTGATCTACCTCGGCCCGGGCCGCAAGCCCGGGTTTTCGCGCCTGCATGTGATGGGGGCAGAGGATCCGCAGGTTTCGGCTGCCTCAATCGTGAAAATTGAGAAGCCGGATGAGGAAGAGCCCTTCATTCCGTTTGCCGCCCGCATGGGGGCAACGTTTCTGCATGGGGCGGCAGTGACGATTCACAAGGCGCAAGGCAGCCAGTGGGAAACTGCGCAGGTCTTTGCCCCTGATATCTATGCGGCGGCCCGGATGGGGCGGGTGGAGGCAGGCCAGCCATTGTGGAAACGGCTGGCCTATGTGGCGATCACCCGGGCGCAGGAGCGTCTGATCTGGGTGGTCAGGAACCGGCTGGCAAAGCCCACCGGCCCGCTGCCGGTGGATGACCTGAAGGCGGTGCCCGCCGCGGCGCTGACGCTGGAAGCACAGGAGGAAACCCCGGCATGA